TTGCCTTGAGCGCTTCCACCCTGGTTTAGGGGCCTGCATTTGTACCTGCGCTTCgcaaaaaaaaaggcagtggggGCTGAAATATGACAGCCACACACTCTAGGGTCTGTGCAAGTGCTGTGCGTCCCAGCAACCCCTGCCCTCgtagctggaaccaggagcaggaCACGGTCCGAGCCTGCCAGCCATGGGAGTGATGTGCGCTCCAGAGCGAAGTCTCCTGACGGTTCTGCGCTGCTCGCTCCCGGAGGAGAAAAAGGACCACGGTTGGGTCGGAGTGAAGGACGCGAGCAGTCCAGGGGCGGGAGAACTCCGGCTAGAGTGAGCTTTAAGCTAGGGCCTGCTGCTCCCCTAGGGCTACTATTTTtagtctccctctttctctgagaAACTCCCCCCGCGGGCTTCTCACGCCCCAGGGGCAAGCAGAGCAGGAGGCTTGGAGGAGCGCTGAGCCGGGTCGGGGTGGCCCGAACGCTGCCCGTCGCGGGGTGCCTTCCTGGGTCCGTTTAACCCTCAactggctgggcaggcaggaaCCACTGTGCGGGCCTTCAGGATGACGAGCTGAAGCTCCgagcagagggagaaagggaaagggtTGTCTCCGAAGAGCAGGTGATGCCTTGGAGGCACAGGCAGCAAACTCCCTTGCTTCGGGAGGCCTGGGTCAGGAAGAGGGATGGGGGAGTAGAAAGCAGAAGAGCTGAGGTTGAGTTTGGCCAAGTGGGACTTGGGAAGTTGAGGGGCAGGAGGCTGTGCAGGCTTTGGGGTGGCTCAAGGGCTGTTCTGGAGACCCACCCTGAGGACCCTAACATTTCATGTCCCCAACACCCCCAGGGTGCAGACCAGGCTAACAAGGCGTGGACAGAAGCAGATGGACAGAAGCTGTTTCCCACTTCAATGCCCGTCATTGTGGCAGAATTTTGCTCTGCATTGTTCTAGGTCATCCCTGCCCAGGCACTGTCCATAGAGAAATGAGTACAGAATGAGTACCCACCTTTCACGCTCATTCAGGATCCCTTAAGAGCATTTACCAAGAAagcccagagaaagctctctctCAAGTGGGGCTCAAGTGTTCTCCAGGGTTAGGTCCGCCCCTAACTGCAGAGGCAGAGACTCCAGGGGGCTTCAAGCATTCTCCTAGCTGGAGCTCTAAGCACTTCCTGACTCCCTAACCCTGTCCCCTTTGCCTCTGGGAACAGAGATGGTGAACCTGGGGCAGGGTGTGACGATGCTCCCAGCTTCTGAACCATTTCCTGTGTCCACACGGTCATGCCCTGGGGGCACCTCCTGAGGAAAAGGGAGGATCTGGCCTAGGGGGGTTGACGTGTTGTGCCTGCGTCAAGCCGGAGGACCAAGCCATTGCTCCGGGGAACTCTCGGCCAACTTAGCAGGGGCCGTGGACGAGGGCACTGGAGCTAAGTCCTTAAGCTCTTTAGGCAGGGTCTCATCTAGCGACTTAGCTCATCCGGCTCTGTTGAACGGGATGGAAGGGGGGTGGGATGTGATAAATCACTCCAGGGAATCCGGATCTTCTCCCAACGACGCCAGCACcctgactacacacacacacacacacacacacacacacacacacacacacacacacacacggtgctgTTTCAGCACCAGTCAATGATGCCCTGGAGTGGGGCATTAGGGTTAGAGGGCAGTCGGGCGTAGGAGTGGAGTGATGGTATAAGGGAAAAGAGGAAGGGCAGGAGTCCCGGATGACCCAGTTCCTCATCAGTACCTTTCTCTCAGGACTCAACCAATTCCATCCAAAGAATCCCCTCCTGGTCCCAGGTTTCACTTACCAAGGACACCCAGTCCCAGGAACAAAAGCCACAGCAAGTTGGCAGCCGGAGAGCCCAGTGGAGAAATCATGGCCTGCCCTGGCCTCATCCGAGTCAGGGGCGTCAGCTCCGGGACACACGTCCCACAGGTGTGGAGGATGCGTAACTGGCGGACGCGCACCAGAGCCGGGCGCTTGGCACGGGCGGATGCAGCCCAATCCTGCGCGCGTGTCTGTgccggtggggtggggtggggaccgACGGCGACAGCGGGGCGGGGCATTCTAGGGGGCGGAGAGGTCGCCGTCCTCCCGGGCGGGCGGAGGGAGGCAGTGACCCGCCGCGGGGGGGAAGGGTCACTCCCAGTGCCGGGAATGCGGGATTCTAGGCCTCCACAGGGCCGGCTGGGGCGCAGTCGGGGGCAGCAAGTTGGGCCGCCCCGCGAGGGGGCTCAGATCTAAAGTTCCGCGCCACGACCGCCCTTTCCGCCGGTGTGGGGTGGAGAGGGTGATCAGGAAGGGCGGGAGGCTTGGGACTTTCCGAAGTCCGGGAGCCACCCGCACCCCTAACACTACAAAAGACCCCCAGCTCCGGTTGGAGAGGCTGATTCAAATAACCCGCTTGGGAGCGCCGTGGCCTCAGCCTAACCAGGGCGGCCTTCCTCAAAGAGGGGAGGACAGTCTGTTGCTCCCAAGGCCAGCGGATGAAGTATGTGGTTTTTCCAACGGCAGGTGCGGGCTGCGCCAAAGCGCGCCAGACGACAGGGACCCGGTGCGTGCACGCTGCTCGGCAGGCCTAGGGAGATGAGCGAGGGCCTCACAAAGTTGCTGCAGATTCCCTAAAACCCAGGCTTGGGGACTGTCCCAGTGTTGTGTCCTGAGCAGGGATGTGTGTGCAGTATCGTCCTGGAGTGAGCGGGAAACAGGTGACAGGAGACCCATTTCCAGCCCCTTCTCATCCCAGAATTGGCAGGGGATGAAGTGGCTGCGGGGTGCCAGACCTGACAAAATTTTCGTTTCCTCTTTATCCCGATAGTTTCGCTGCCTCCCATCCCTACAGTGCGCGGCTCAGGCCCGCGTTGATCCTTTAATTCCAGGGACCAGATCTTGTTCGGTGGGAATTTAATTTGGcagcccctcccctcaccccagctATTCAACCAAAAGGCACCTGTGCGCCCTCTGCCGGCCACGGCTCTCTCGCAGAAGGCCACGCACCTGTTCTTCTCTCAGAGCCCCCGAAGGGAGATGCTTCCAAACTGCGGGCAGGCGCACAGTTCGGCCACTGGAGGGCAGAAGACAGAAGACGAAATTCTTGGAGCCATTGGCTCTGGGAGGTGGAGCTTCCTGGGAAGAAAACTAGCTAAGCCTTTTGGATTCCATGCACTCCTACATGGCTCAGCTGTGCCAACACCAAGTGTGGTCCTTGCGTCCACACTAGACAAGGTCTCTCCATACAATGCTCCgcaaatcagctcagctgtttCTTCCTAGTTTGACCTCCCCTTCAAATACCTGCCACACGGTGTTTGAGAAATGCCCATGCAAACACTAGACACTGCATACCACCCTTGGAATCCAATACTTGCCAGTGGCACACCTTTAGGCAGAGGCCTAGCAGCTTCCAGTGGTCAAGACGGCGGAAGTGGCGGACGTTATAGACTTGGCTTTTTCACATTCTATCACACTCAAAATGTTCTTGGCTTCGGTGTACATTGGCAATCTCTTGTAATCATTCCTCCGATTCCAGACAAGGTTTAAATCATCCCCAGTAAGTAACCCTATCCCCCAAAAGGCACTACTGGCTGAAACCCAGGAACACCAAAGGATCTAACCCCACAAGCTGTGCACATCTTCCTTAAGGGCTGCACAGGGATGGCTTCTACGGCCACTCCCTGCAGATCACTTCTTCAGAATTCAGACTGCAGGCTCACTTGCCACATGGGCAGTAAAGGAGCAGTGAGTGGCATCCCCACCCAAGAATCGTCCTCCCTGCCCATTCCGACAACTGACTTCCTTCTTTGGACACTGAGGCAGTCAAGCGGTGCTATGCCCAGCACAGCATCTACATCACTTTTCTGAAAGTTTTCACTGAGACGTATTTTAGGTTGCTCATTGTTCTCCTCCTGGTCTGAAATGACAGTGCGGGCACAGATGATCTGTGTGTGACTCAGGAGCTACTTACGCAGTCAAGTTATGCCAAGAACTAAGTTCATAGCTTCATGTTAGACACAGGGGTCATTACCATTTCTTCCAGTTGTACCTCTCCTTACATCTCGGAAGCGTTTCCTAACACTGGTTCTTACGTTTGAATATTGTCTTCCTTTTCTATGAGTCAGTTTGTAAGGCTTCGCTATGGCCTAAAATAATCTGTTTGCTGCTTGTGGCAATACTTTTATCTGACATTTCTTCTCTAGACTGTTCCAGCTGATGCAATCACTATCAACATGTGACTTTGCCTCCACTACCCAACGCTCTGCACCGTCCTCTTGGCCACCCTCCTTGCCGTCTCATCCCaagcccaggcacagcagcacacCCTGGGGCCAGTCTTGgccatcttcctgctgctcaTAGTGGTCTAGCAATGTCCTTCCTAAGTTAACATTAGGGAGGCCTGAAACAGCCTCAAGCAACTGTTTCCAAAATGTCCTGCACCAGCTAAGCAACTAGCGCCAGGACAAAACAGAAGGTGTGGGCTTGGAGTGCATGGAGCACAGTTAGCAGTTTCAGGATCAGTCGGTGGCAGTTTTGGTAAGGatgctttcttttcccttcagCATTTAGTACTGGTACTGTGCAACTGCTACAAGATGGCCAATGTGCCTCAGCCTTTGGGACTGTAATTCCTCATTCTCCAGAAAAGcaaacttgtgagaattccatagtGCTCTTGCATAGGCTGCACCCAAGGAGGCCGGCTGCTGCACTCAAACATTCGCAGGAAATCTGAACTCTCCCAGAGCTGGTGTCCATGTGATAGCTCATGTCACAAAACTGCCGACTCGTAAATGCAGACTCAAATAATGTGAATAAAAGCCATCTCACTGACTATAAACTCTCTAACCATCAGAAAAATAACTACCCAAGATGTATCCAAATGAGAAAATTACTGGTTTGAGGCCATATTTTTGgctgcaggaaagaaaaaaaaactaaaaaaaaaaaaaaaaatcaatatgtaaCATTCACTTCAGTTGTACAGAAAAGCAGGAAGAATTACAGCTCTTACCTGAACTTCTGGCACATTTAAAGTAGAGTACGTGAGAAATCATTAACGAAAAATAACCAATCTGTCAAGTTCCCGTCAGGAGGCCAAAGTGATCCTTGACTGTTCTAGTATACCAATAAGATATTATTAGCCAAAAGTATTAACCTTTTAAGTGGAGTGGTGGTGAACCCAGTAGGAATCCTCCCAAGATCTAACCATGAGATAGTCACCTTTCTAATGGACACAAGCCTCCCAATTTCCTCTCTACAGATCACTTTTAAagccttattttttcctttagtaGAAGGTGTTCCCAAAGGCTCCTCACTTTCCTCTTTTGGAGGACAGCAAGACGACACACTCTTTGAGACATCTGTCCTGCTGAGTGTCAAGGAGGAGGCAAAGTCTCTTACAAATCTGTGTGCTTCGGGCAAGAAGGAACATCCTAGTCAAGGTTTAAGGGgagaaaatatagaaaatgagATGTCCAATGACCTTTGGCAGTCTGACACTGGTGAACCGTACAGGGCGAAAGAAGGTGTTTTGTGTACACTCATTCTTAGCAGTGAGGCCAGAGCACAACCTCTACTGTTGGCATGGCCACACTCAGACTACGAAAAGCTCAACTAGCATGACAAGAGGCCAAGAAttactttaattttgtttttttgctttttttaaaaaaagaaaaacatttaaatgcaACACAACCATAAAATTGGTACATCACAGAAACAAAGGTCATTGCAGGCAACACTGATTGGAAATAGCAAAACACTTGGCTGGTGCAAAAAATGAAACTCTAATTTATATACAATCATAGCTAAGGGTGGTATTGAAAAACAGTCTTCCTTACTGTGACTCAAGACTTAACTTTCCATTATCTATTGCTTATTTATTCAAGGTTGTAAATAATACttatatagagacagagatgtgtaaaaatgaaacattgtgaaaaaaatacaatttttccaTTTCGTATGAAACTCAAAAGTGTAAGTTTTGTCCAATATGGAATGTAcctatatttgtttatattaggGCTCTAAAATCCATGTAAAaatctttttcattaaaaaaaaaaagagagagagagaacagctgACCCACCATGCAAGTTTGCTGTATCTCTTGCTCACTCAAAAAGTGAGCATTTCAGGTgaggtctgtttttttttttttctttctgcccagAGTTTGTTATGACTGACTCCTTAGAAGTTGTACTGGCCCAGTTGTGGAAACAGTTTCCATGAAGAGTCTGCTGGCAGCATCTGGATGAGGGCTGGTCTGGGGTAATGGTAGGTGAGTAGACGGGAGGGAGGTAAGAGCCGATCCTTATGAAGGATGCCGTTCAGTTGTTAAACTTTAAGGGATAGCCAATGGCTTTTTCCAGGCACTCAACgagagagccagcagagagaaaatcCCTCTCTACTTCTACAAATTTGATATAGATAGATTTAGGGGAAACTCCAGGATCTACAATACAGTTCTGGGACAAAAACCCATTGATACCAACCCAATCTTTGCTGAAGGTTTTGGTATTTGCTTGGAAATGTAAAAATAAGCACTGCTGCAGAGTCCTGACCTCAGCAATCCCGAGGTAGCAATAGGTGATGCGGGTGGGTTCTACTTCCACCTGTAATGAGGCTTGTGTGGAAAGCGTTTCCAGGTCAGCTCGGCCCTCTTTTCCTGGGTCCAGAGAACGCCGCTCCTGAGGCGAGAGGGGCCTCTCAATACATTCTTCATAGCCAATGGCATAAAGGCCAGGGCTTTTAGGGATGCCCCCTGGCAATAAATACTGAACAACGTTCCCACCAGTTGGTTTGGAGTGGGCAATGGGTATCCAGTCAATTTCCATGTgtagctccaggcacctggcttcactAATAGTGATCTCTAAAAATTTGTAGTAAAcatttttccagttcattttctgCACTCGGGTCATAATAATCCGTCCCTCAGGCTTCTCAGAGTTGAAATATTCCCGAAGTCGCTTGCCCAGGGGCACCTGGGAGCTGATCTCAGCATAATGGTAACGGATCTCCTCTTTCCAGCGCGTGTTATAACCAATTCCAAAAATGGCcagtttattggaaagatggagcCTTGAAAAGTCTGTCCAGCTCTGAAACAGTTCCCATTTCAACTGTACTGATTCCAAAATCTGTACAATGTTCTGCATAATGTCTCTTTTCCTAGAAAGAGAAACAAGAGTCAAATTCTTCAGGCGTTGAGAACAGCACTGTTCAGAAAGTCATGGAAGTGCCTGCAGTCTTTCAATACAACTCAGAGCACGGCTGACGGACGTGAGCCCCAACTACGCAGAGGTGAGGGATGAAGTGACTATACATATATACTACATGAAGTCTACAACTGATTAATGACTAATGACTTgacacagaaacaaaatgaatttaaGTTAACTACACAGATTTAAGATCTGAGCATTCAGATGAATAAGGTCTACTTTAGGCCTGGATTTAAAGagaaagattaaataaaatgaattgagGCTATACTAGAAAACCCTTTTAAAGGCATGCAAACATACAGAAATTAGTCAATGTATGACAGAGTTAAAAAAAGTGAGAAGACAGGAATGCTGGGAAAATGCTTCCCAGGCTCCTCAATTCATGTAATTGTAACTGATACATTGTATAATTCTGTACTAGATGAGGATGTGTAATTTTAAGATTGCTTCTCGTATATGACAAAACTTTGTATGGGAAGATCAGTGTTATTGTTAAAAGGTAACTTGGGAAAAACAACCGCACTACATCAACTACAGGGCTTAACCTAAAAAAACACTCAACTAGCACACTCACAACACACAAAGAGAGGTGGTGTGCACACTGATGGCCTAACAGCTTCTTGAAAGCAGACCTTGGCAGGCGGCAGGCCCTTGAGACCTTCCTAGTAAATTCTCACACCTTCTAGAGGAGcttccagggagctggggagTCTCCACAGCTGTACCTGCTCTTACACGAGGTGACGCCGTTAGTGAGTTACTAACCTACTGTCACAAACTGCGTGGATCCTTGCACTGCCTTGGATTTCTCCTCCCACGCCCCTGGATTCCTTGAGATTTTCTTGAAAGCGTCCCAAGCAATCAGGGGGGCCACCAAGATGAAACCGCCACATTTCTAGGGAGCCCTTGCTTTTCCCAGAGGACATAAAGGTGCTCGGTCACTCTTCCATTTGACCGTGCTGCTTGTGAGGCTAAGAAACAGGGTGGTTTCTGCGCAGCTCAGCGCTGTTCCTTCCCTGTCCTCTTCTGAAATGCTTCACTGAGCTCAAGGGGAACTGCACAAAGGAGATGGGACACAGAGCGgggctttctgtctcttctgcctACCAATGTATCCAGAACTTGGCATATTCTAAGTATTTGATAACTAAGTGTTGAAAAATCAGTTGATAAGGGGGACTTTTTCTTGTGGATAAAGGATGCTGTGTTGTACTAGCTAGGTCTCGACTGAGAGAAAATGACCCAAGGTCACTGTCAGGGCTCTAAGTCAGTAATACTGGGCAGATAttgctaaaaaaacaaaaagaaagaaaagaaaaacaacaaacagtTCTGAAGAAACTGTCACACTGGAAACCAAGGATCAtcttcagattctttttttttttttaagatttatttatttttattggaaaggcggatatacagagaggagaaacagagaagaggatcttctgtccgatggttcactccccaagcagccgcaacggccagagctgagccaatcagaagccgggagcctcctccgggtctcccacacgggtgcagggtcccaaagctttgggtcgtgcttgactgctttcccaggccacaagcagggagctggatgggaagcggggccgccaggatcagaaccggcgcccatatgggatcccagagcgttcaaggtgaggaccttaactgctgcgctattgcgccgggccctatcttCAGATTCCTATCCTCTAAGTTAAAACCCAGAGAACAGGCAGCATGGACGGGAGGTTTCCACAGATATTGTCTGCTTCCTGCACTGCTCATCTCAGTCTGAATCTGGATTTAAGACTTAGCTTGGAGGGGCAGCACTCCTCCCAcaacagagtacctgggtttcatCCCAGCTTTGGTTCCTGAATCCATATTCTTGCTAATGcttgggaggcaatggtgatggctcaaataacggGGTCTCTGCCACTAGACCTGGGTAGCATCTGGCTTCCAGCCAtggcctgccccagccgcagCTACTGTGGTCATGACCCCAGCAGAATgagatttctccctctcccaccaccACTGTCTTGAGCTCTCTCAAACAGATTACTGCTTAAAGTTACAGTGAGAACtagatttaatttaaaatttaaagcacAATGAGAACTAGATCCAATTATTGAAACATCCCTAAGAACTATATCACATCAATTTCCTGATgtaatatttaaagatttatttgaaaggcagagttagggagggaaagagatttcaatccactgtttcactccccaaatggctgtaacagcagggagtgggccaggcaCAACCCAAGGAGCAAGCACTTAGGCCAGGTGCCACTGGATCTGAGGTGGAGCAGCGGagcatctggaactccatctgatgctcatacaggatgcaggtggcCCCCACACTGCACTGGACCACTACCTCAATGTCCTGGTTTTCAAGTTTCAACCACGAGAAAAAGCTCAAGTGGCTTAAGGTCAGTGACTACAATTCTGGCAAAGCTGAACAGGTTCCTCCATGGTCACATTAACAGGACCACTGGAGCAGCCAGAGAATTGGGTCTTTCAATGAAAGCACCTGTGCTTTTTTCTCCCCCAGAGATCTGAAAGAAATGGATTGGCGATAACtggttttaaaaacagaattcaatATCCCTTCCTTTGGCACACTGACGTCATTCTGATGTCATAGTCTTAAAAGATAATTACTTTGCAACAAAAGTTGGCCGGAAGTCTACTGATCTGGATCATAAACTCCAGAACAGGGTAATGATTACAATTTTTAACTCCTCATTCCTGAACTTTACCAAAGGATATTATTAtgagagagaaatgagaacacACAAGGGTGGTGGCGATGGTGGTTTCTTGAATGGAAGTAACTGGGAGTCTTCCTTGTATATTTTGTTACCTATCACAGGCCTCTTAGCCTTTTTCCCACCATCTCTAAAATACCAACCACATGTGTGGCCTGATGCACACAGCTACGAGGGGGTAACCAGGCATTCCCTACTTGTCTCTTGGATTTAGCCAGCTCACTTAAAGCCATTCAAAAGGAACCCCTAACATAACTTTTAGAGCTATGACGGCTTTAGAAGCGGAAATGACGCAGAGTCTCAGGGGACCCTGTCCTGGACCTGCTTAGTCATTCCTCCAGAGTGTGCAAACAGGTCACCTCAGAGCTTGCATTCCGATTCTCATAATGTGAGACCAAAAGGAAGGCAAGTGTGTCTTGGGCCGTCCTATCATCTTACCTAAACCCAGGTAAGCTCAAATTCCTGGGAATCACCCTTGAGCCTTATTTAATGCGCCAgatatccacattcacacacaagcTAACACCACCAACACACCTGTTTTGTGGAACATGTTTATTTGCTTGCTATATACAAAATTCCAGATAACCTACAGAGAAGGCAAGTCAATGAGACGAGAAAACTAGAGAGGTGCTTCCTTGGTGCTATGGCTGGGACTTCCACAGCACATCTAGTTACTTTCTGATCCTGTCCCTATGCATTAAGCTCAGCCGGATAGCTCTTAGCAGAAATGTGAAGCAGCTACTTACTGTGCTTCTTCAGAagattc
The sequence above is a segment of the Ochotona princeps isolate mOchPri1 chromosome 4, mOchPri1.hap1, whole genome shotgun sequence genome. Coding sequences within it:
- the MSANTD2 gene encoding myb/SANT-like DNA-binding domain-containing protein 2 isoform X3, producing MAAPCGSELPANSPLKIPKMEVLSPASPGGLSDGNPSLSDPSTPRGASPLGPGSAAGSGAAASGGLGLGLGGRSAASSSVSFSPGGGGGGAAAAAAAACRGMSWTPAETNALIAVWGNERLVEARYQQLEGAGTVFGSKAPGPAMYERVSRALAELGYERTPSQCRERIKELESDGSTMEDYSQEDWGNHSQDLHGYPTDQELDEIPVTKRTLKIKQESSEEAQKRDIMQNIVQILESVQLKWELFQSWTDFSRLHLSNKLAIFGIGYNTRWKEEIRYHYAEISSQVPLGKRLREYFNSEKPEGRIIMTRVQKMNWKNVYYKFLEITISEARCLELHMEIDWIPIAHSKPTGGNVVQYLLPGGIPKSPGLYAIGYEECIERPLSPQERRSLDPGKEGRADLETLSTQASLQVEVEPTRITYCYLGIAEVRTLQQCLFLHFQANTKTFSKDWVGINGFLSQNCIVDPGVSPKSIYIKFVEVERDFLSAGSLVECLEKAIGYPLKFNN
- the MSANTD2 gene encoding myb/SANT-like DNA-binding domain-containing protein 2 isoform X1, whose amino-acid sequence is MAAPCGSELPANSPLKIPKMEVLSPASPGGLSDGNPSLSDPSTPRGASPLGPGSAAGSGAAASGGLGLGLGGRSAASSSVSFSPGGGGGGAAAAAAAACRGMSWTPAETNALIAVWGNERLVEARYQQLEGAGTVFGSKAPGPAMYERVSRALAELGYERTPSQCRERIKTLRRCYSRVKEHGVGKRKSSYTFEQLEQVFGQGGWDAQPCQPVLINSSGLYQELESDGSTMEDYSQEDWGNHSQDLHGYPTDQELDEIPVTKRTLKIKQESSEEAQKRDIMQNIVQILESVQLKWELFQSWTDFSRLHLSNKLAIFGIGYNTRWKEEIRYHYAEISSQVPLGKRLREYFNSEKPEGRIIMTRVQKMNWKNVYYKFLEITISEARCLELHMEIDWIPIAHSKPTGGNVVQYLLPGGIPKSPGLYAIGYEECIERPLSPQERRSLDPGKEGRADLETLSTQASLQVEVEPTRITYCYLGIAEVRTLQQCLFLHFQANTKTFSKDWVGINGFLSQNCIVDPGVSPKSIYIKFVEVERDFLSAGSLVECLEKAIGYPLKFNN
- the MSANTD2 gene encoding myb/SANT-like DNA-binding domain-containing protein 2 isoform X4, with amino-acid sequence MEDYSQEDWGNHSQDLHGYPTDQELDEIPVTKRTLKIKQESSEEAQKRDIMQNIVQILESVQLKWELFQSWTDFSRLHLSNKLAIFGIGYNTRWKEEIRYHYAEISSQVPLGKRLREYFNSEKPEGRIIMTRVQKMNWKNVYYKFLEITISEARCLELHMEIDWIPIAHSKPTGGNVVQYLLPGGIPKSPGLYAIGYEECIERPLSPQERRSLDPGKEGRADLETLSTQASLQVEVEPTRITYCYLGIAEVRTLQQCLFLHFQANTKTFSKDWVGINGFLSQNCIVDPGVSPKSIYIKFVEVERDFLSAGSLVECLEKAIGYPLKFNN
- the MSANTD2 gene encoding myb/SANT-like DNA-binding domain-containing protein 2 isoform X2; amino-acid sequence: MAAPCGSELPANSPLKIPKMEVLSPASPGGLSDGNPSLSDPSTPRGASPLGPGSAAGSGAAASGGLGLGLGGRSAASSSVSFSPGGGGGGAAAAAAAACRGMSWTPAETNALIAVWGNERLVEARYQQLEGAGTVFGSKAPGPAMYERVSRALAELGYERTPSQCRERIKTLRRCYSRVKEHGVGKRKSSYTFEQLEQELESDGSTMEDYSQEDWGNHSQDLHGYPTDQELDEIPVTKRTLKIKQESSEEAQKRDIMQNIVQILESVQLKWELFQSWTDFSRLHLSNKLAIFGIGYNTRWKEEIRYHYAEISSQVPLGKRLREYFNSEKPEGRIIMTRVQKMNWKNVYYKFLEITISEARCLELHMEIDWIPIAHSKPTGGNVVQYLLPGGIPKSPGLYAIGYEECIERPLSPQERRSLDPGKEGRADLETLSTQASLQVEVEPTRITYCYLGIAEVRTLQQCLFLHFQANTKTFSKDWVGINGFLSQNCIVDPGVSPKSIYIKFVEVERDFLSAGSLVECLEKAIGYPLKFNN